A region of Shewanella psychromarinicola DNA encodes the following proteins:
- the crr gene encoding PTS glucose transporter subunit IIA, translating to MGFLSRIRRLISGQPPLTGGIAIYAPVSGDIVAIEKVPDVVFAEKIVGDGIAIDPKGEFMVAPIDGTIGKIFETNHAFSIESPQGLELFVHFGVGTVELKGNGFKRLAEEGQQVKAGEAILAFDLAYLRDKVDSLLTPVVLANMEDIKQLDKAQGSVIAGKDIIFTVQM from the coding sequence ATGGGATTTTTAAGCCGAATACGGCGATTGATTTCTGGCCAACCACCATTGACGGGCGGTATAGCTATTTATGCACCAGTATCGGGTGATATTGTTGCAATTGAAAAAGTACCCGACGTGGTATTTGCTGAAAAAATTGTTGGCGATGGTATTGCTATCGACCCTAAGGGCGAATTTATGGTTGCCCCAATTGATGGCACCATTGGTAAAATTTTTGAAACCAATCATGCGTTCAGCATCGAGTCACCCCAGGGGCTAGAATTGTTTGTTCACTTTGGTGTTGGCACCGTTGAGCTCAAGGGTAATGGTTTTAAACGTTTAGCCGAAGAAGGTCAGCAAGTCAAAGCAGGTGAAGCCATTTTGGCTTTTGATCTGGCCTATTTGCGCGATAAAGTCGACAGTCTATTGACCCCTGTGGTGTTGGCCAATATGGAAGATATTAAGCAATTAGATAAAGCCCAAGGTAGTGTCATTGCCGGTAAAGATATTATTTTTACTGTGCAAATGTAA
- a CDS encoding methyl-accepting chemotaxis protein encodes MIRLLRRLTILKRLFIMLALAALGTVVFGSFSINEQYNHLIEQKFKQLTGQVNQLSSTLDAFKLVNPDATVELLSQFVSDIKVSEHQAFIVVDNQNNIIVNPLNPRSISKSINNLAANDASTPYQQLITTAKQHQTAQAKFAVVDQQNQPQTVLAAAQYYPKLELTLITQANVNDVNNSMTGIIIDYFIIMMMIAVPIFAFFLLLNHSITQPLNVTIDAMEQIAKGEGDLTQRLSTEGNDEVAKLADAFNQFVIKIANMVANLQPLGHTLNNEAVHLLDTVKLSNQSANQVHSETQSVAAAINQMLSTSQEMARNTQDAADGASNVKHQAEQNQQLMQQTVEQTESLVGELQQAETVSLTLSQSSAEIGSILDVIGSIADQTNLLALNAAIEAARAGEHGRGFAVVADEVRALANRTQSSTNEINKIINQIQTGIQSVINSITNTQQHSAQLQSKAVQSSDAIIAILALIENISSMTAQLASATEEQALVTEDININVSTISELTELSLTANETHSQAAQSLQTISVDMSQTLGQFKI; translated from the coding sequence ATGATTAGATTATTGAGACGCCTAACCATTTTAAAGCGATTATTTATTATGTTAGCTTTAGCCGCTTTAGGTACAGTGGTTTTCGGTTCTTTTTCCATTAATGAACAATACAATCATTTAATAGAGCAAAAGTTCAAACAGCTCACCGGACAAGTCAACCAATTAAGTAGCACGCTTGATGCCTTTAAGCTTGTTAATCCTGATGCAACGGTCGAATTATTAAGCCAGTTTGTTAGTGACATTAAGGTCTCTGAGCATCAAGCGTTTATTGTTGTCGATAATCAAAATAATATTATTGTTAATCCACTAAACCCAAGATCAATCAGTAAATCCATCAACAACTTGGCGGCAAATGATGCTTCAACGCCTTATCAACAGCTAATCACCACGGCAAAACAACACCAAACAGCCCAAGCAAAGTTTGCGGTTGTCGATCAACAAAATCAACCGCAAACGGTACTTGCCGCAGCACAATATTATCCAAAACTTGAATTAACGCTAATCACCCAAGCAAACGTCAACGATGTCAATAACAGTATGACAGGTATCATTATTGACTATTTCATTATTATGATGATGATTGCAGTGCCTATTTTTGCGTTCTTTTTATTGCTTAATCATTCCATTACCCAACCTCTTAACGTCACAATCGACGCGATGGAACAAATCGCCAAAGGTGAAGGCGATTTGACTCAACGCTTGTCGACAGAAGGCAATGATGAAGTCGCCAAACTAGCCGATGCGTTCAATCAATTTGTGATTAAAATAGCTAATATGGTTGCTAATTTACAACCTCTTGGGCATACCTTAAATAATGAAGCTGTGCATTTATTAGATACTGTAAAATTATCGAATCAAAGCGCGAACCAAGTGCACAGCGAAACTCAAAGTGTCGCCGCTGCGATTAACCAAATGCTATCGACGAGCCAAGAAATGGCTCGAAACACTCAAGATGCGGCAGACGGTGCCAGCAATGTGAAACATCAAGCCGAACAAAATCAACAATTGATGCAACAAACAGTTGAACAGACAGAAAGTTTAGTCGGTGAGCTACAACAAGCAGAAACGGTGTCGTTAACCCTCAGTCAATCATCTGCTGAGATTGGCAGCATCCTTGACGTGATAGGTAGCATTGCAGATCAAACTAATCTACTTGCACTGAATGCCGCCATTGAAGCTGCACGCGCAGGTGAACATGGCCGAGGTTTTGCTGTAGTCGCTGATGAAGTGCGTGCGTTGGCAAACAGGACTCAGTCTTCAACCAATGAAATCAATAAAATTATTAACCAGATCCAGACAGGTATTCAATCGGTTATTAACAGTATTACTAACACACAGCAACATTCTGCTCAGCTGCAATCAAAAGCTGTGCAATCAAGTGATGCGATTATCGCAATTTTAGCGCTTATCGAAAATATTAGTAGCATGACAGCGCAACTCGCCAGCGCCACAGAAGAACAAGCACTCGTCACCGAAGACATTAACATTAATGTCAGTACGATTTCTGAACTCACCGAACTATCGTTAACAGCTAACGAAACCCACAGTCAGGCAGCACAATCGTTGCAAACTATTAGTGTAGATATGAGTCAGACACTAGGACAATTTAAAATATAA
- a CDS encoding HPr family phosphocarrier protein yields the protein MYQKTVTIVAPHGIHTRPAALLVKEAKEFDCDVIVECNGKQASAKSLFKLQTLGLYQGVSVTVFASGEHAQAAVDKIASLLMTLS from the coding sequence ATGTATCAAAAAACGGTCACCATTGTTGCTCCTCACGGTATTCATACCCGCCCAGCGGCATTACTGGTTAAAGAGGCAAAAGAGTTTGATTGCGACGTCATAGTCGAATGCAATGGTAAGCAGGCCAGCGCCAAAAGTTTATTCAAGTTACAAACATTAGGTCTATACCAAGGTGTGTCAGTGACGGTATTTGCTTCCGGTGAACACGCCCAAGCAGCCGTTGACAAAATTGCCTCACTGCTGATGACTCTGAGTTAA
- a CDS encoding ArsC family reductase — MTLYGIKNCDTVRKARKWLEAEKIDYTFHDFREDGLSETTVALWANIVGWETLFNKRSTSFRGLNDAEKNDLTQDKAIALMVQHPTLIKRPVLVNKDKLLIGFKAAEYQMWFA, encoded by the coding sequence TTGACCTTATACGGCATAAAAAATTGCGATACTGTTCGTAAAGCGCGCAAATGGCTTGAAGCCGAAAAAATTGATTACACGTTTCACGATTTTCGGGAAGACGGTCTAAGTGAAACCACGGTAGCGCTGTGGGCTAATATCGTCGGTTGGGAAACCCTGTTTAATAAACGAAGTACCAGTTTTCGTGGCTTAAATGATGCCGAAAAAAACGATCTCACTCAAGACAAGGCTATCGCATTGATGGTGCAACACCCTACGCTGATCAAGCGCCCAGTTTTAGTTAACAAGGATAAATTGCTGATTGGCTTTAAAGCAGCAGAATATCAAATGTGGTTCGCATAA
- a CDS encoding M15 family metallopeptidase, which produces MQISPRQPLVDIACEQASLYGLDDENLVAIGQYLLEQRTAAAFNQLQNAASAAGFDLQICSAYRPFDRQLSIWNAKACGQRPLLDKTSNPVEFTTLTPQQLIDTILIWSALPGASRHHWGTDIDVYDANSITQQALQLITAEYSGNGPCAPLHQWLNLHAAQFGFYFPYQPHLSGVSPEPWHISYFPVANELLAQFSAVELAKVLSAAEISLKSSLLERLTELVNHYVFFVAPSPA; this is translated from the coding sequence GTGCAAATAAGTCCACGGCAGCCCTTGGTCGATATTGCTTGCGAGCAAGCGTCACTTTATGGTTTAGATGATGAAAATCTAGTTGCTATTGGGCAATATTTACTGGAACAGCGCACTGCAGCTGCATTTAACCAGCTGCAAAATGCGGCATCAGCGGCAGGGTTTGATTTGCAAATATGCTCGGCATATCGACCATTTGATCGCCAATTGAGTATTTGGAATGCAAAAGCTTGTGGCCAACGTCCTTTACTCGATAAAACCTCAAATCCCGTAGAGTTTACTACCCTCACGCCACAGCAACTAATTGATACTATTTTGATATGGTCTGCATTACCTGGTGCCTCGAGGCACCATTGGGGTACAGATATTGATGTATATGATGCCAATAGTATTACCCAGCAAGCGTTACAATTAATCACAGCAGAATACTCAGGCAATGGTCCTTGTGCTCCATTGCACCAGTGGCTCAATTTACACGCTGCTCAATTTGGGTTTTATTTCCCGTATCAGCCTCATTTAAGCGGTGTTAGCCCAGAGCCTTGGCATATAAGTTATTTCCCCGTTGCTAATGAATTGTTAGCGCAATTTAGCGCGGTTGAATTAGCAAAAGTGTTGTCTGCTGCAGAAATATCGTTAAAATCATCATTACTTGAACGACTAACCGAGTTAGTTAATCATTACGTTTTTTTTGTTGCGCCCTCTCCGGCTTAA
- the dapE gene encoding succinyl-diaminopimelate desuccinylase: MNNDVVELAKDLISRPSVTPLDEGCQTLMANRLAAIGFNIEPMVFEDTTNMWARRGNSDPVFCFAGHTDVVPTGDLNRWHTPPFEPTIIDNYLHGRGAADMKGSLAAMIIATERFIAKHPDHNGSIAYLITSDEEGPFINGTTRVIDTLEARNEKMTWALVGEPSSTHKLGDVVKNGRRGSLTGNLTVNGIQGHVAYPHLADNPIHKAVPALTELAQMHWDNGNEFFPPTSFQIANINGGTGASNVVPGELAVMFNFRYSTEVTAEELIQRVVSILDAHGLDYDINWIFNGLPFLTGDGPLLDAAREAIREVTGYQTDPQTTGGTSDGRFIAPTGAQVLELGPVNATIHKVNECVNVADLEILANCYERILEKLLCK; the protein is encoded by the coding sequence ATGAATAATGACGTAGTTGAATTAGCAAAAGATCTGATTTCACGCCCATCGGTAACGCCATTAGATGAAGGTTGCCAAACGTTGATGGCCAATCGTCTTGCCGCCATTGGCTTTAACATTGAGCCAATGGTATTTGAAGACACCACTAACATGTGGGCAAGACGTGGCAATAGCGACCCTGTTTTTTGCTTTGCTGGCCATACCGACGTGGTACCAACAGGCGATCTCAATCGTTGGCACACTCCACCGTTCGAACCCACCATTATTGATAATTATTTACATGGTCGCGGCGCTGCCGACATGAAAGGCTCATTGGCGGCGATGATTATTGCTACCGAACGATTTATCGCCAAACATCCAGATCACAATGGCTCTATTGCTTATTTAATTACCAGTGACGAAGAAGGTCCGTTTATTAACGGTACTACGCGCGTGATTGATACCCTCGAAGCCCGTAATGAAAAAATGACTTGGGCGTTAGTCGGCGAGCCCTCTTCAACGCATAAATTGGGTGATGTGGTCAAAAATGGTCGCCGAGGCAGCTTAACAGGCAACTTAACCGTCAATGGTATTCAAGGTCATGTAGCCTATCCACATTTAGCCGATAATCCTATTCATAAAGCGGTTCCTGCACTAACTGAACTCGCACAAATGCATTGGGACAATGGCAATGAGTTTTTCCCACCCACCAGTTTTCAAATCGCTAACATCAATGGCGGTACGGGCGCATCAAATGTGGTTCCAGGTGAGCTAGCCGTCATGTTTAACTTCCGTTACTCCACTGAGGTGACCGCAGAAGAGTTGATCCAACGGGTAGTGAGTATTCTTGATGCACATGGCTTAGATTATGATATCAACTGGATTTTTAATGGCTTACCGTTTTTAACCGGTGACGGTCCATTACTTGACGCTGCGCGTGAGGCAATTCGTGAAGTCACAGGTTATCAAACCGATCCACAAACCACAGGTGGTACTTCAGATGGACGTTTTATCGCCCCAACGGGCGCACAAGTGTTGGAATTAGGCCCCGTAAACGCCACTATTCATAAGGTCAACGAATGCGTAAATGTGGCCGACTTAGAGATATTGGCCAATTGTTATGAACGCATTTTGGAAAAACTACTGTGCAAATAA
- a CDS encoding alpha/beta fold hydrolase — translation MSTLMPHKIIDNQPLYYSDEGHGPVVIFCHGLLANSHMWRAQIDELSTQYRCIAIDFWGHGQTTTIPETTQNLQDVAQHVLTLMDMLNIHSAAIIGHGSGGAIAAELILHAPVRINGLVMLNSFVGFEPQVNCIKYQGLMAEIANKQAISSELAQTISGLFFSKDIEQLITQDATLTAEIEQFSTELTTYSSAQIAALLKFANMAIFKRDTLEFVESLTLPTLVTVGLSGHLRTALESYLMHDSIDGSQLVHIEQTGHLANIEKPTIFNQHLIDFLSKINFN, via the coding sequence ATGTCCACTTTAATGCCCCATAAAATAATTGATAATCAGCCACTGTATTACTCGGATGAAGGCCATGGACCTGTGGTTATTTTTTGTCATGGCTTACTCGCAAACAGTCATATGTGGCGAGCACAGATCGATGAATTATCAACACAGTATCGTTGTATCGCCATCGACTTTTGGGGCCATGGTCAAACGACGACTATCCCAGAGACGACTCAAAATTTGCAAGATGTGGCCCAACATGTATTAACACTAATGGATATGCTCAATATTCATTCGGCCGCCATCATAGGCCATGGCAGTGGCGGCGCCATTGCGGCAGAACTGATTTTACATGCCCCAGTTCGTATTAATGGGCTGGTGATGTTAAACAGTTTTGTTGGATTTGAACCGCAAGTCAATTGCATTAAATATCAAGGGTTAATGGCTGAAATAGCCAACAAACAAGCAATATCATCGGAGCTTGCACAGACTATTAGCGGCTTATTTTTCAGTAAAGACATTGAGCAATTAATCACCCAAGATGCCACGCTTACGGCCGAGATAGAGCAATTCAGCACTGAATTAACCACTTATTCCAGCGCGCAAATTGCCGCGTTACTTAAATTTGCCAACATGGCCATCTTTAAACGCGATACCCTCGAATTTGTCGAATCGCTAACATTACCCACATTAGTGACGGTTGGATTAAGCGGCCATTTGCGTACCGCACTGGAAAGTTATTTAATGCATGACTCCATCGATGGCAGTCAATTAGTCCACATAGAACAAACGGGTCACTTAGCTAACATCGAAAAACCGACTATTTTTAATCAGCATCTTATTGATTTTTTGAGTAAAATTAATTTTAATTAA
- the ptsP gene encoding phosphoenolpyruvate--protein phosphotransferase: protein MSINGIVVSAGIAFGKALTITTQLPPLDFKLLSIEQIDQQQQQLTQAINHLIAHLQHCQHHLYPDGDNFQLIDSDIMLLEDEELQQQLHQHIRQFKVGAAVAVDRIFNQHAAEMSALDDPYLANRSVDIMCLAKRLTSALHGHLQWDLSTLAEDTILLADDLTPAEFAILPLTHITGLILESGGLTSHTAILARAAGIPALLNYQFSQTKDVIDDGTQLILDGMSGELHVAPSADVFDQLKQKQQQELLRRQALMIYKDKPSQTRDGHKVTLLANVGNLSEISHVTDVGAQGIGLFRTEFLLMNAKALPDEHQQYKLYCDALHSLQGEVLTIRTFDIGADKEIPFLPQNNEDNPALGIRGIRYSLAHPETFITQVKAALRAANHGQVRLMFPMVSQVEELDAAFLLIERAKSELNEQEKGFGALSYGIVVETPAAVLNLPSMLPLLDFVSIGTNDLTQYTLAADRTNPHLAKQYPPLSPAVIQLIALTISHCKHTHVSVSLCGELGSDPQVLPLLVGLGLDELSINPANLLDVKVALIEGNYTHFVNHAQHIALLTRITDIREAINAFSLDCDQSHE from the coding sequence ATGTCAATCAACGGAATAGTAGTATCTGCAGGCATCGCTTTTGGTAAAGCACTGACTATCACCACTCAACTGCCACCACTGGATTTTAAACTTCTCTCTATTGAACAAATTGACCAGCAGCAACAACAGCTAACACAAGCCATTAATCACCTTATTGCTCATTTACAACACTGCCAACATCACCTGTACCCAGATGGTGATAATTTCCAACTTATTGATAGCGATATTATGTTGCTTGAAGATGAGGAACTACAACAGCAACTTCATCAACATATTCGTCAATTTAAAGTCGGTGCCGCCGTTGCTGTTGATCGCATTTTTAATCAACATGCAGCAGAAATGTCGGCATTAGATGACCCTTATTTGGCTAATCGCAGTGTTGATATTATGTGTTTGGCTAAGCGCTTAACCAGTGCGTTGCACGGGCACTTACAATGGGATTTATCGACCCTTGCCGAAGACACCATATTACTGGCTGATGATTTAACCCCTGCAGAATTTGCCATATTGCCACTAACTCACATCACCGGGCTGATCCTAGAGTCTGGAGGTCTAACAAGCCATACTGCTATTTTGGCTCGGGCAGCAGGGATACCTGCATTACTCAATTATCAATTTTCACAAACCAAAGACGTCATTGACGATGGCACTCAGCTTATTTTAGATGGTATGTCAGGTGAATTACATGTTGCCCCGTCAGCTGACGTTTTTGATCAATTAAAGCAGAAACAACAACAAGAATTGCTGCGTCGCCAAGCATTGATGATTTATAAAGATAAACCCAGTCAAACTCGCGACGGTCATAAGGTCACTTTGCTGGCCAATGTGGGCAACCTGAGTGAAATATCTCATGTCACCGATGTTGGAGCCCAAGGTATTGGCTTATTTCGTACCGAATTTTTACTGATGAATGCCAAAGCTCTGCCAGATGAACATCAACAATATAAACTTTATTGCGATGCCCTTCATAGCTTACAAGGTGAAGTGCTTACCATTCGAACGTTTGATATTGGCGCCGATAAAGAAATTCCTTTCTTGCCTCAAAACAACGAAGATAACCCTGCCCTTGGCATTCGTGGCATTCGCTATAGTTTGGCACACCCAGAGACCTTTATTACTCAAGTGAAAGCCGCCCTTCGCGCCGCTAATCATGGCCAAGTTCGATTAATGTTTCCGATGGTAAGCCAGGTAGAAGAACTTGACGCCGCCTTTTTGTTAATTGAACGCGCTAAATCCGAGTTGAACGAGCAAGAAAAAGGTTTTGGGGCTCTCAGCTACGGCATTGTGGTTGAAACCCCAGCAGCAGTTCTGAACCTGCCAAGTATGTTGCCATTACTCGATTTTGTCAGTATCGGCACCAATGACTTAACCCAATATACCTTAGCGGCCGATCGCACCAATCCGCATTTAGCTAAACAATACCCACCACTGTCACCGGCAGTAATACAACTTATTGCCTTAACGATTTCCCACTGTAAACACACTCATGTCAGTGTTTCATTGTGTGGTGAACTTGGCAGCGATCCACAAGTTCTGCCCTTATTGGTAGGACTTGGGCTTGATGAGTTGAGTATCAATCCTGCTAATTTATTAGACGTAAAAGTGGCATTGATTGAAGGTAACTACACCCATTTTGTTAACCATGCACAACACATCGCTTTGTTAACTCGCATTACTGATATTCGTGAAGCCATTAACGCTTTTTCACTCGATTGCGACCAATCACACGAATAA